Sequence from the Natronomonas marina genome:
CGACTCGCCGGCAGGATGAACGGTGACCAGTCGCTCGACCGGTCTGTCGGCCTCGAGCGCCCGATAGAGCGCCCACGAGGAGTCCTTCCCGCCCGAAAAGAGGCTCACCCACGGGTCCATGCACCCGGTAGCCGACGGGAGGTGAAATGGCCGTCGGTTCGGTCACTCCGGGAGTTCGTCGAGCCCGGTCTCGGTCCCGTTCATCCGGGAGGCGAACGCGACGCCGAGCAGACTGACGAGGATGCCGGCCGCGACGTACACCGCCAGACGGGACCAAATCGAGAGGACGAACCCCTCGACCGAGACTGCGCCGAGCGTGACCGGCGGGACCGATATGGAGGCGAAGACGCCGGCACGCTCGAGGAAGTAGCCCGTGAAGCCGCGTACGACCAAGCCGATAGCGACGACCCCGAACGGCAGGTTCAGGAGTGCGCTGGAAACCCCTTGCTCGCCGAGCAGGGCGTCGATGAGGCGACCGGTCGCCGCCGCGAGTGCGGCCGCGGCGAACCAGGGGATGCTGGCGTAGATGAACCGGAGCCCGAGCAGGAGTTCACTCGTCGTCTCCATCCCGTTGGCACTGATTCCGCCGGCGAAGACGCCGATGAGCGCGAGCCCCGCACCGACGACGTAGGTGACGAGCGACACCTGCCCGGAGTAGAAGGCGTCCCGGACCCGACCCGGGAGCGTCGAGACGAAGTCGTCGATGCCGAGTCCCTTGTAGAGGAGGAAGGTACCGATGACGGCAGCGATGGCCGACAGCGCGACGGTCACGCTGTCGGCGAGGAGGAGCAACACCGGGAACGCCAGCAGGGCCGCACCGATGGGAACCAGCACGGTCCCCCGTAGCTCCTCATCGCCCAGGAACTGCTTCAGCAGGTAGTAGGTCGACTGGATGTCGTGGGACTGCCGGACGACGACGCGGTCGACGGCGTCGACGCGGACCCGGCTCTCGATTATCGGGACGAGCCGCTCGTCGCTGGCGGAGTCGGTGACGACGATGGCCGCATCGGGGGCGTACTCCTCGACGAGCTGGTCGGTCTGGCGGGCGACGGCGCGGTCGCTGTCGACGCCGTCACCGCCGCCGGAGACGACGGCGACGATGGATTCCTCACCCTCGTCCCGGAGGTCGCGGGCGACCCGGAGCGTCTCCAGCAGGCAGTTGACGCGGCTGTCCTCGGGGTCGTCGACCCCGACGTCGGTGACCAGCGCCTGGACTGCCTCCCAGCCGACGACGGGACTGACCGGACCGAGCCCGCCCTCTCGGTCGACACAGACCACCAGCGTGCTCACGGATACGTCTTCTCTCGAACGGATAAAAGCTTTCAGGCGTACGGCGGTGCCGGAGCCCGTCTACAGGCGGAAGCGGAACTCGCCGTCGGCGTCGGCGAACTGGCCGGCGATACCGGCACCGACGGCGTAGGCGACCCGCTCGGCGCCGCCCCGGAGCCGGGCGGCGACGCTTACGGTCGGCTCCAGTTCGGTCGTCTCGACCTCGGTGCCCAGCAGTTCCTCGAGTCGCTCCTCGACGTCCTCGCGTGGGCCGAGATCGTCGACGAGACCCATTTCGTGGGCCTCCTCGCCGAGGAACACCTTGGCTTCGGTCTCGCGGAGCGTCGCCTCCTCGATACCGCGACCCTCGGCGGCGGTCTCGACGAACTGGTCGTAGTAGTCGTCGACGATGCCCTGCAGGTACGCCCGCTCGTCCTCCTCGAGGTCGGTGAACGGGGACCCGGCCTCCTTGTACTCGCCAGCGGCGAGCTGTTCGTACTCCAGTCCGGCCTTCTCGAGCAGCTCCGAGGCAGTCAGCCGCGAGCCGCGAACGCCGATGGAGCCGACGATAGATCCCTCGCGGGCCCACAGTTCGTCGCAGCCGCTGGCTATCCAGTAGCCGCCACTGGCACAGACGTCGGTCGCGTAGGCCACCGTCGGCCCGTCGAACCGTTCGGCGGCGAGCCGGATGTCGTCGCTCGGGACGACGGCGCCGCCGGGGGTGTTCAGCCGGAGCAACAGCGCGTCGGCGTTCTCGTCGTCGTCGGCCCGCTCGAGAAGGTCGACGACGTCGTCGGCGTCGGGCCTGCCGGGCGAACCGGGCGGGAACCCGCCCGAGTCCCGGGTTATCGGCCCCTCGACGGCCACCTCCGCGACGTTGTACCCCGGCAGGACGTTCCGGGCGACGTTGCCGCCGATGCGGAGACCGACGAGTACGGTCCCAACGACCAGAAGGACGCCGAGCAACTCGGCGGTCGAGTCCGGCGTTCGAAAGAACAGTACCCATCCGACGACGGCCGCGATGGCCGCGACGAGAAGCGCGACAGCCGTCCGGGTCAGATCCCTCAGTTCGGTCATCGTGAGAGGGCAGACGGCCGGCTAGCTGTTAAGTGTGGCCGACCGGCACTGTGTCGCGGATACGGCGGCGAATCAGACCGCGGCGTCGTCCTCGGACATCCCGACGAGGAGCGACCCGGCGGCGAGGCCGAGTGCAGCCACACCGGCCAGCAGGTCCGGCACCGGCGTCTGCATGGTCCCAGCCGCGAGAATGACGATGCTACTGACGAGGAGGGCCGCCGCACCGATTCCGAGTTTGCGCACGTCCGTTGCCATGTTCGACCGTTGGTAATTTCTTCTCTTAAATCTCCCGGAATCGACGGATGCGCGTCGGTGTGACACACCGAATCCACCTGCCACACGAAGTGATAAGAGAAGCCATACCACAGTGTTCCCGAAAGGCGTATCCCCCTCTCACGCCACGTCGGTGATATGGAGCGTGGGCTCGACGCCCTGGAGACGATCGCCGACTACCAGTTCGGCCGCGGAGCGGGGGCGGCGCTGTTCGACGGGTCCGTCGAGATCCGGCGGACGAGTTCCGGTCGGCCCCAGCAGGTACTCGTCGACGGCGAGCGGGTCGTCTCCTACGGGACCGACGGCCGGTTCACGCTCGGGGCGGCCGGCGGCCGACGGCTCCAGCGGACGCTCGACCCCCCGGCCTACCGGGTGATCGTCGGCGACGACAGCGAACCGTTCGTCCGCGACGGGAAGAACGTCTTTGCGAAGTTCGTCCGGGAGGTCGACCTGGTCGTCCGTCCGGGCGACGAGGTGCTCGTCGAACACTACGACGGCGACCTGCTCGCCGTCGGGCGCGCGGAACTGTCCGCCGACGCTATGAGGGACTTCGAGACCGGAATGGCCGTCTCGGTCCGCGAAGGCGTACCCGGCGACCAGTAACGTCAGGCTTTTTGGCGCCTCATCCCCTCGGTCCGGGTATGTTCGGAGGAGGCGGCGGGATGAACCCGCGCAAGATGAAGCAGATGATGAACCAGATGGGTATCGACCTCACCGACATCGACGCCGAGGAGGTCATCATCCGCACCGAGGACACCGAGTACGTCTTCCACGACGCCGACGTCCAGCGGATGGACGCCCAGGGCCAGCAGACCTACCAGGTCGTCGGGGAACCCGACGAGCGGCCGCGAGGCGACGGCGAGACAATCGAGACGGACGACGACGACGGCGACGCCGACGCTGACGCCGGCGGCTCGGAGATTGCCGATCAGGACGTCGAAATCGTCGCCCAGCGGGCCGGCGTCTCCGAGTCCGAGGCGCGAGAGGCCCTCGAGGAGACCGGTGACCTCGCCGCTGCGGTCCAGCGCCTCGAGTCGGAGTGAGCGACCGACGAGTACTGCTCGTCCGGGGCAACCGGGAGTTCCTGCTGGAACCGGGCGAGACGCTGGAGTCCGACCTCGGCGTCCTCGAACTCCCCGAGGACGTCGAACCCGGAACGACCGTCGAGACGCATCTCGGCGAACCATTCGAGGTGCGCCGCCTCCGGGGGACGGACCTCTTCGACCACCTCGAGCGAACGGGCGCGCCGATGATGCCCCGCGACGTCGGTCTGGTGGTGGGGCACACCGGCCTGGCGGCGGGCGACAGCGTCCTCGACGCCGGGACCGGGACCGGCGTGCTCGCGGCGTACCTCGGCCGTCTCGGTGCCGAGGTGACCACCTACGAGCGGGACCCCGAGTTCGCCGAGGTGGCGCGGGCGAACATGGACCTGGCCGGTGTGACCGACCGCGTCGAGGTCCGGACCGGCGACCTGCTGGAGGCGCTGGACGACATCGAGAAGACGTTCGACCTCCTGACGCTGGACACCGCCGACGCGGCCGCCGTCGTCGAGCGCGCGCCCGACCTCCTCGAACCCGGCGGGTTCGTGGCGACGTACACGCCGTTCGTCGAGTCGGCCCGCGACTGCGTCGAGGCCGCACGCGAGGCCGGGCTCTCGTCGGTGGAGTCCCTGGAGACCATCCAGCGCGAGATGGAGTTCGACGACCGTGGCTCGCGCCCCTCGACGGCCGGCGTCGGTCACACCGGCTACCTGACGTTCGCCCGCTTTACTCCACGGCTCGAATGAGGTCCAGCAGTTCCGACTCGTAGGCGTCGGGGTCGGTCTCGACCCACTGCTGGAGCCCCGTCGTCGGGTAGGCGCCGCCGGCGACGTGGAAGTGGCCGTCGTGCCACACCACGACCGCCCCGAGGACGCCGACATCGGTGTCGTCGAGCGGGAGCCGCGCCCGGTGGGGCGTCATCCTCGCGCGGTGCTCGCCGAGCCGGACCGTCTCGGTGTCGCCGTGGGCGATGTCCTCGAAGCCCCGCTCGCGGAGTTCCTCGACGAAAGCCGCCTTCGACTCCCGGACGACGTAGGGCCGGGCGACGGAGGCCATCCCGAACCCCGGCGAGGGCGTGATGTCGAGCCGGGAGGCGAAGAAGAACCGCCAGACGCGGTCCTCGCCGCCGGCCGCCACGATACGCTCCCGGAGGTCCTCGTCCTCGTAGATCGCGGTGTGGCCGGTGACGGAGACGCCGAGCCCCTCGAACACCGTCTCGGCCTCCGTCCGCGAGAGCGTCCAGCCGGTCCCGGCGAGCCGCGACTCCGGGAGCGTAGGTGGGTCGGCTTCGCCCATACGTGGTCGTGACGGCGAGGGTAAGTCAATGCACCTGATGCGGAACTGTTGGCCAGGGCGAACCTGAGATTCGCTGGAAGGACGGGGATAGTCCCCGGACGCGACCGCAGGGAGTGTCCGGTAGCGCGCGCGGACTAACGCGCTCGACCGCAGGGAGAGCGCGGCAGGAGCACGCGCGCATATTTTCCCCACGTTTTTGCCGACCCCCTCGCGCAGCGAGAGGGTCGTGTAAAAAGTGGTTGCTAGTGATCGTCCTCGCGCCACTTGTGCTCGCACTCGGTGCAGGTGAAAAACCGGGTCTCGGACTCGTCGGCGGCCCGGATCTGCTTCATCTCGTAGCGGGCCCGGTCGTGGCCGCACTCGGGACAGCGAACCTCGGTCGTCGGGCCGATCTCCTCGTCGTCGACCTCGGACATGTCGACGGGACCGCTGTCGGTGTCCTGTCCTTCCGTCGTCGTCATCGCGCTCTCGGTGCCGGCGTCGCGGGCCTTCTCGAAGCCGCAGGAACGACAGACCCACACCCCGTCCTCGCCGTGCATCATCGAACCGCACTCGTCGCAAAACTCCATGTTCGTGTGTCAGGCCCCGCGCCGTACTTAAACGGCCGGGTTCGCCGCCGGTCGGCTTCGGAAGCGTGATGACAGGGGCGTCCCATCGGCCGATAATGTTCGGGACGGACCGCCGTGTGGTCGTCTTGGCGCTGGCCCGCATGGCCGACGCCGTCGCGAACTCGTTTCTCATCATCGTGTTGCCGCTGTACATCGGCAGCGGCGAACTGGTCGTGCCGCTGGAGGGTGCGACGGTGGCCGGCTACCCGCTGACCCTCGAGTTGCTCATCGGCTTCGCGCTGTCGCTTTTCGGCTTCCTCAACAGCTCCTTCCAGCCGCTGACGGGTCGGGTCTCCGACCGTACCGGTCGCCGGAAGGTGTTCATCCTGTTCGGACTGGCGGTGCTGTCGGTGACGGCCGTCGCCTACGCCTTCGTCGACACCTACGAGGCGCTGGTCGTCGTCCGGGCGATACAGGGCCTCGGCGGCGCGTTCGTCATCCCGACGACCATCGCGCTGGTGAACGACCTGGCCAGAAGCGACGCCCAGCGGGGCGGCAACTTCGGCGTGTTCAACACCTTCCGGCTTCTCGGGTTCGGGTTCGGTCCCATCGTCGCCGGACTCGTCGTCAGGGGCGGCCCCTACCGGCCGGGCGATCTCTTCCTGTCGGGATTCGACGCCGCCTTCGGCGTCGCCGTCTTCGGGGCGCTGGTCAGCTTCACGCTCGTACTCGTGCTCATCGACGAACCCGACATCACGACGGCCGACACCGGCGACGACCTCTCGGTTTCGGTCCGGGGCGACGAGCGCGAGCAGTTGCTCGACCCCGTCTTCGTTCTGGGGCTGGGCACCTTCTTCATGGCGGTCACCATCGCCCTGTACGCCACCCTGCAGGAGCCCATCAACGCCCGCCTCGGCCAGGGCCCGCTGTGGTTCGGCGTCCAGTTCGCCGCCGTCGTCATCGCCAACGTGGTCCTGCAGGTGCCCATCGGCCGCGCGGCCGACCGCCTCGGCCGCAAGCCGTTCCTCGTGGGTGGCCTGGTCCTTCTGGCCCCGGCCGTCCTCGCGCAGGGACTGGTCACCTCGCCGTGGACGATGCTCGTCGCCCGTCTTTTCCACGGTGTCTCGGTGGCGATGGTGTTCGCGCCGGGCCTGGCGGCCGCCGGCGACCTCGCCGAGGAGGGCAAGTCCGGGACGACGCTGTCCGTCCTGACGATGGCGTTCGGCTTCGGAACGGCCGTCGGCCCGCTGGCATCCGGGGTGTTGTTCGGCTACGGCTTCGTCGTCCCGTTCGCCTTCGGCGCCGTCCTCGCGGTCGCGGCGCTCGTCCTCGTGGCCACGCAGGTCGAGGAGACCCTCGACGGGGCCCGGTTTTCGACGTTCGTCCCGGGCGAAGACTGAACGCGACGGGGCCCCGGGCGCCCGAACGGATTTGAGCCCTCCACTCCACGATGGGGTGTGTACGACATCGAGCGGTACCTGAGCGTACGGAGCGCCTTCGGCGCCTCGTTCGGCCCGGAGGGGACGCTGGCGTTCCGCATGGACACGACGGGGACGCCGCAGGTGTGGACCGTCGAGGAACCCGGCGGCTGGCCCGACCAGCGGACCTTCTACGACGAACGGGTCACCTTCGCCTCCTTCTCGCCCGAGCGTCGGGAACTGGCCTTCGGGATGGACGAGGGCGGCGACGAGCGCCAGCAACTGTACCGGCTGGACCCCGACGGCACCGTCAGGAACCTCACGAGGGCGGACGCCAAGCACCGGTGGGGCGGGTGGAGCCACGACGGCGACCGGTTCGCGTTCGCCTCGAACCGCCGCGAGGAGGCCGTCTTCGACGTCTACGCCCAGGGCCGCGAGGAGACCGGCGACGACGCCGACCTGCTGCTCGAGGGCGACGGCTGGCTCTCGCTCGGCGGTTGGAGCCCCGACGACGACCGACTGCTCGTCCACGAGGCGTACTCCAGTTTCGACCACGACGTCTCCGCCCTCGACGTCGAGACGGGCGAGACGACACACCTGACCGACCACGGCGACGACGAGATTCGGTACAGTAGCCTCTCGTGGGGGCCGGACGGCGAGGGCGTCTACTGCTGTACGGACCTGGACGCCGACACGCTGTATCTCGCCCGCCTCGACGCCGAGAGCGGCGACATCGAGACCGTCGAGACGGGCGGGGAGTGGAACCTCGACGGCGTCGCCCTGGACGACGAGACCGGGCGGCTGGTCTACTCGCGGAACGTCGACGGCTACACCGAGTTGACGGTCGGCGAACTGGCGGGTGCGACCGAAATAGAGACCCACCCCGACCCGGACGTGCCGGCCGGCGTCGCCGGCGGCGTGAGTTTCGACGACGGCGCCGAGCGGTTCGCCCTCACCGTCACGACCGACACCGACAACACCAACGTCCACGTCGTCGACGTCGAGACGGGCGCGGCCGAGCGGTGGACCGACGCCTCGACGGCCGCGATTCCGCCGGAGACGTTCGTCGCCTCCGAGTCGGTCGGCTACGAGACGTTCGACGGCCGCGAAATCCCGGCGTTCTACGCGGTGCCGGACGACTCGCCGGATGGTAGAACGCCGGTCATCGTCGACGTCCACGGCGGTCCCGAGAGCCAGCGGCGGCCCTCCTTCTCGCCGCTGAAGCAGTACTTCCTCGCGCACGGCTACGCGGTCTTCGAGCCGAACGTCCGGGGGTCGACCGGCTACGGCCGCTCGTACACCCACCTCGACGATATCGAAAATCGGATGGACGCCGTCGCCGACCTGGAGGCCGCCGTCGAGTGGCTCCGCGACCGCCCCGAGGTCGACCCAGACCGCATCGTCGCCAAGGGCGGCTCCTACGGCGGGTTCATGGTGCTGGCGGCGCTCACGGAGTACCCCGAGTTGTGGGCCGCCGGCGTCGACATCGTCGGCATCGCCAACTTCGTCACCTTCCTCGAGAACACCGGCTCCTGGCGCCGAGAGCTACGGGAGGCGGAGTACGGCTCGCTGGCCGACGACCGGGAGTTCCTCGAGTCCATCTCGCCGATAAACAGCATCGAGAACATCGAGGCGCCGCTGTACGTGCTTCACGGGGCCAACGACCCTCGCGTCCCGGTCGGCGAGGCCGAACAGATCGCCGAGAAAGCCGCCGACCAGGGCGTCCCCGTCCGCAAGCGCATCTTCGAGGACGAGGGTCACGGCATCTCGAAGCTCGAAAACAGGATCGAGGCCTACGCCGACATCGTCGAGTTCCTCGACGAGCACGTCTGAGTCGCCCGGGGCCGCCACCGGTCCCGTTGGCCCACCCCGTCGGGGACGCCCCGAACCTATTCTGATAGCGTCCCCGGTTCGATGGGTAACATGATAGCGGGAGACGACAGGTAAATGGCGGACACACGGAGAGATACCGATGCTCGACGACCTCACGACCGCAGAGGGGACGAGCCTGTCAACCGACGCGGTGCCGTCGGAAACCCCCGTCGGGGCCGTGGGAATCCCGGGACTGGCCGCGGCGCTGCTCCGCCGGGTCGCGGCGGGTCTCCGGGCGGCCGCGTTCTGGACGGCGGCCCTGCTGCCGGCCGCGGTCCTCATGGGCCTGCTGGTGGAGCCGCTCGGCCGGCACCTCCCCGCGCTCGCGGGCGTGCTCGCGTTCGACGCCGTCTGTGCCCTCGTCGGTCACGGACACGCGCCCGGAGGCTGATTCCGACGGGACGGCGACCCCGACCGAACCGCAGCGCAGCGGTGGAACTCGCCCGTGGAAACCGCAGTTGACTCGACCACAAGATTATTGTTATGTCATAACATACCATACACCGTCGGAGGTGATGGGTTACGACACCGAACACCAGCCATCGAGCAGTATCGTCCAGTACCGTATCCCGTCCCGAACGGTCGCGTTCGAACCCCGAAAACCCTGTTGGCGCCGTCGGTATCCCGTCCCGGAGCCCCGCTTTCGAGCCCCGTGTCCGGTTCCGCTATCGCCGCCTGTTTTCGACCGCGTCGAGTACGCCGTCGGTGTCGAGCGTCCGCCTCGTAGTGGTGAGACGGCGCGATACTCGTGGCACCGGCCCGCACCGTGAATCGGCTACAGCCGACCGGGGCGAAGGCCGCTGGCGTACCTGTCGGCGAGCTCGCGGATGACGAGTCGGTCCCGCGGGTCGACGCCGAGGACGTCGAGGACAGCCACGTACAGGACCAGTCCGGCGAGGACGCCGACGGGGACGGCCGCTAACCCGGGAACGACGAGCCGAACCGCCCACATACCCGCGAGCGCGACGGTACCCGCCGCCACCGGGGTGAGAAAGGACCTATCGAAGGGCCACAGTCCCTCGAACCGACGCAACAGCAGGACCTGAATCCAGTTCTGGATGGCGATGGCGAGCGAGGTCCCGAGGGCCGCACCCGCGAGACCGAACCGGAGGACGAACGCGTACGTCAGCCCGACGTTGAGGGCCGCGAGCAGCCAGTCCAGCGCCATCCGTGCGTACTGGTGGTCGGTCATCATGAGGAGCCACCCCGTCGCGCCGACGGCACTCCCGACGAACACGCCCCCGAGGTAGACGACGAGCGGGACGTACCCCTGGGTGAACGTCGGGCCGAAGACGGCCAGCAACGCCCGTCCGTACACGAGGAGGACGGCCAGTATCGGGACGACCGTCGTGACGATCAGCCGCGTCACCGACGAGTAGACGGCGTCCAGCGTCTCGACCCGCCCGTCGGCGTGGAGGTCGGAGGCGACCGGTGGCAACAACTGATTGAACGACAGCAACGGTATCCAGGCGACGGTCACCAACACGAGAACCGCGTTGTAGACACCGGCAGCGGCGGCCGAAAGCAGCGCACCGACGAGGAGGACATCGATCCGGTTCTGGAAAATACTCCCGAGACTGCTCATGGCGACCGGTGCGGCGTGGTCGAAGAACCGTCGCGCCTCCCCTCGCGCGCCGCGAAACGTCGGCGTGATGCCCGTCGTCCGGGCGGCGAGCGGAACGACGGCGACCGCGAGTACCCCGGTACAGACGAGGATGCCGCCCGCGACCCCGACGACCGAGTAGCCAGCCCACAGCGCCGCGACCGCGCCGACGAGGCGGGCCGCCGGTCGGAGGAGTTTGTTGAACGTCACCTCGCCGCGGGCCGCGCCGACCGCCCGGAAGATGGCGGCACCGACCGTGACGACGCCGAGCAGGCCGACGAGGGCCCCAAAGACGCGCATCGTCGACACGAACGACGGCCGGCCCACGGTGAGGTCGTCGAGCCACGGTGCGGCGACCCAGATACCGGCGGCCATCAGGAGGCCGAACGTTACCGTCGTCGCGTAGGCCAGCCCCGCGACGACGGCACGCCGATCCGGGTCGTCACGGTAGGCCGGGAGATACCGCTGGAGTGTGGGGACGCTGCCGAACGTGACGAGCGTGGCGAGCAGCTGGGCGATGCGCCACGCCAGCGCGTAGACCCCGTACGCGGCGGGGCCGAGGCCGCGCGCGAGGACGACCTCCACCGCCGTCGTCAGGACGCGCTGCCCGGAGACGCCGGCAGAGGTGACGACGGCACCGTGAGCTATCCGTACCAGTGCTTCACGCTCCTCCTCGGGGACCGACTCCGCACGATCTCGACGCACTCATGTGGCGGTCCGGGTCTCCGTGTCAAAAATCGCGGGGTTTTCGCCGACCACGGCGACCGGATACAGCCGAGCGTCGACGGTTGTCCGGGTCGCGGCCGTCGTTTCGTCCCCCTACCGGGCGTTCTCGACTTCCTCGAGCGCCTCCGGGTTCTCGATCGAGGACATGTCGCCGAGGTCCTCGCCCGTGTAGGTGGCCTCGATGGCCCGCCGGATGATCTTGCCCGACTGCGTCTTGGGGAACTCGTCGACGAACAGCACCTCGCGGGGCCGGAACGGTTTGCCGTGCTCCTCGCCGACCTTCTCGCGCAGTTGCTCGCGCAGTTCGTCCGTCTCCTCGTAGCCCGGTTCCAGCACGACGTAGGTGACGACGGCCGTGCCGGTGGTGTCGTCGGGGACGCCGACGGCGGCGGCCTGGTTGACCGCCTCGTGTTCGATGAGAGCGCCCTCGATCTCGGCGGGCCCGACCTTCCGGCCGGCGACGTTCAGCGCGTCGTCGGCGCGACCGTGCAGGTACCAGAAGCCGTCTTCGTCCTTCTGGGCCCAGTCGCCGTGGTCCCACATCGGCGGGTCCTCGAAGCTCGACCAGTACTCGTGGAGGTACCGCTCGTCGCCGCTCCACAGCGACTTCGTCATCGAGGGACAGGAGTCCCGGGCGACGAGGTAGCCGCGCTCGTTGTCGTCCTTGATCGAGCGGCCCGTCTCGTCGACGATGTCGATGTCCATCCCGAGGCCGGGACCGCCCAGCGTGCAGGGCTTCAGCGGCTGGTTCGGCAGGGGCATCAGGAAGCAGCCGAATATCTCGGTGCCGCCGGAGATGTTGATGATGGGGGTGTCGCCGCCGCCGACCTCCTCGTAGAACCACATCCAGGATTCGGGGTCCCACGGCTCGCCGGTGGAGCCCAGCAGCCGGAGCGAGGAGAGGTCGTGGCCATCGACCCACTCGTCGCCCTGCTTGCGGAGCGCGCGGATGGCGGTCGGGGAGATCCCGAACTGGGTGACGTCGTGGCGGTCGATCAGCTTCCAGAACCGGTCGGGCTCGGGGTGGTCCGGCGCGCCCTCGTACATCACCATCGTCCCGCCGAAGGTGTGGGTACCGATGAGCGTCCACGGCCCCATCATCCAGCCGACATCCGACACCCAGAAGAACCGGTCGGAGGGCTTGAGGTCGAAGCCGAAGTACACCTCCTTTGCGGCCTGCATCTGGGCACCGGCGTGGGTGTGGACGATGCCCTTCGGCGTGCCGGTCGTGCCCGACGAATAGAGGAGCATCGACTCGTCCGAGGCGTCGAGTTCCTTCGTCTCGTAGTCGTCGTCGGCCTCGGCGACGGAGTCCGACCAGTAGACGTCCCGGCCGTCGGTCATGTCGGGGTCGCCGTCCTCGAAGCGCCGGTAGACGACCACGTCGGTCACGTCGTGGTCGGCCTCGTCGATGGCCTCGTCGGCGGTGTCCTTCAGGGTGACCTGCGAGCCGCGCCGATAGAAGCCGTCGGCGGTGAACAGCACGTCGGCCTCGGGGTCCTCGATGCGGGTGGCGGTTGCCTCGACGCCGAACCCGGAGAAGATGGGAACCGCGATGGCGCCGGCCTTGAAACAGCCGTAGAGGATGGAGATGACCTCCGGCACCATCGGCATGTACAGCGCGACGGTGTCGCCGGTCTCGACGCCGACCGACTCGAGGTAGCTGGCCACCTGGTTCGACGTGCGGGCGAGTTCGTGGTAGGTGAAGTCCCGCGTCTCGCCGTCCTCGCCCTCCCAGATGCAGGCGACCTTGTTGCGGCGCTCCTCGTCGCGGGCCGCGTGGCGGTCGACGGTGTTGTGGGCGACGTTCAACTCGCCGCCGGGGTACCAGTCCGTGAACTGCGGGCCGTCGGTGTCGTCCCGGACCGCGTCGTAGGGCTCGTACCACTCGATTCCCAGGTAGTCGGGGAGTTCGTCCCAGAACCACTCCACCTCCGACGTCGTCCGCTCGATAAGTTCCTCGTAGTCGTCGATGC
This genomic interval carries:
- a CDS encoding lipopolysaccharide biosynthesis protein, encoding MRRDRAESVPEEEREALVRIAHGAVVTSAGVSGQRVLTTAVEVVLARGLGPAAYGVYALAWRIAQLLATLVTFGSVPTLQRYLPAYRDDPDRRAVVAGLAYATTVTFGLLMAAGIWVAAPWLDDLTVGRPSFVSTMRVFGALVGLLGVVTVGAAIFRAVGAARGEVTFNKLLRPAARLVGAVAALWAGYSVVGVAGGILVCTGVLAVAVVPLAARTTGITPTFRGARGEARRFFDHAAPVAMSSLGSIFQNRIDVLLVGALLSAAAAGVYNAVLVLVTVAWIPLLSFNQLLPPVASDLHADGRVETLDAVYSSVTRLIVTTVVPILAVLLVYGRALLAVFGPTFTQGYVPLVVYLGGVFVGSAVGATGWLLMMTDHQYARMALDWLLAALNVGLTYAFVLRFGLAGAALGTSLAIAIQNWIQVLLLRRFEGLWPFDRSFLTPVAAGTVALAGMWAVRLVVPGLAAVPVGVLAGLVLYVAVLDVLGVDPRDRLVIRELADRYASGLRPGRL
- a CDS encoding AMP-binding protein; translation: MESLEEFDEVVYEPDEAFVESTNVHAFMQEYGIDDYEELIERTTSEVEWFWDELPDYLGIEWYEPYDAVRDDTDGPQFTDWYPGGELNVAHNTVDRHAARDEERRNKVACIWEGEDGETRDFTYHELARTSNQVASYLESVGVETGDTVALYMPMVPEVISILYGCFKAGAIAVPIFSGFGVEATATRIEDPEADVLFTADGFYRRGSQVTLKDTADEAIDEADHDVTDVVVYRRFEDGDPDMTDGRDVYWSDSVAEADDDYETKELDASDESMLLYSSGTTGTPKGIVHTHAGAQMQAAKEVYFGFDLKPSDRFFWVSDVGWMMGPWTLIGTHTFGGTMVMYEGAPDHPEPDRFWKLIDRHDVTQFGISPTAIRALRKQGDEWVDGHDLSSLRLLGSTGEPWDPESWMWFYEEVGGGDTPIINISGGTEIFGCFLMPLPNQPLKPCTLGGPGLGMDIDIVDETGRSIKDDNERGYLVARDSCPSMTKSLWSGDERYLHEYWSSFEDPPMWDHGDWAQKDEDGFWYLHGRADDALNVAGRKVGPAEIEGALIEHEAVNQAAAVGVPDDTTGTAVVTYVVLEPGYEETDELREQLREKVGEEHGKPFRPREVLFVDEFPKTQSGKIIRRAIEATYTGEDLGDMSSIENPEALEEVENAR